The following is a genomic window from Colletotrichum lupini chromosome 5, complete sequence.
CCGACGCCGAGACGGCAAAGGACGTCAATATCCCCTTCCACGACCTGCTTCCCATGGTCCACCCCAACGACCTGGCCATCGGCGGTTGGGATATCAGCAAGATGAGCTTGGCCGACGCCATGGACCGCGCCCAGGTGCTGGAGCCGACGTTGAAGATGCAGGTCAAGAAGGAGATGGCTGAGATGGTCCCGCTTCCCAGTATCTACTACCCTGACTTCATCGCTGCCAACCAGGAGGACAGGGCCGATAATCTGATCCCCGGAAGCAAGGCCTCCATGGCTCACGTTGAGCAAATTCGCAAGGACATTCGGTAAGAATCTTCTTTATGGGCTATCAAGTGACATTTTTGGttgctggtggtggtgatggtggtggtgttggtgcTGACTGTAAGAATAGCGACTTCAAGGAGGCAAACGGTCTCGACAAGGTCATTGTGCAGTGGACCGCAAACACGGAGCGATACGCCGACATCATCCCGGGCGTCAACGACACCGCCGAAAACCTGCTCAAGGCCATTGAAGAGGGTCACGAGGAGGTCTCGCCCTCGACCGTCTTTTCTGTCGCCTGCACGCTTGAGGGTGTTCCCTTCATCAACGGCTCCCCGCAGAATACCTTTGTCCCCGGAGCCATCGAGCTGGCCGAGAAGCACGGGTCTTTCATCGGCGGCGACGACTTCAAGTCGGGTCAGACCAAGATGAAGTCGGCACTTGTCGACTTCCTCATCAACGCAGGTATCAAGCTGACTTCTATTGCGAGCTACAACCACCTGGGCAACAACGACGGCAAGAACCTCAGCTCGCACAAGCAGTTCCGGTCCAAGGAGATTAGCAAGTCCAACGTGGTGGACGATATGGTCGAGGCCAACACGGTGTTGTACAAGGAGGGCGAGCACCCTGACCACACCGTCGTCATCAAGTACATGCCGGCCGTGGGCGACAACAAGCGCGCTCTCGACGAGTACTACGCCGAGATCTTCATGGGCGGTCACCAGACCATCTCGCTCTTTAACGTGTGCGAAGACTCGCTGCTGGCATCGCCGCTCATCATCGATCTCGTGCTCGTAGCCGAAATGATGACGCGCATCCAGTGGAAGGCTTCTTCGTCGGATGGTGCCGCGACCAAGGACTTCAAGGGCTTCCACAGCGTGCTGAGCATCTTGAGCTACATGCTCAAGGCGCCTCTGACCCCGCCGGGGACCCCCGTCATCAACGCGTTGAGCAAGCAGCGTGCCGCGCTGACTAACATCTTCCGCGCTTGTGTCGGCTTGGAGCCCGAGTCTGAGATGACGCTCGAACACAAGCTGTTCTGATGCGTTGCCGGACTGCGGATGAATATTCCATTCTTTGCCATGCCACCTGGCCCTCCTTTGAATTGTTGCTTTGCTTTTTTCCAATTTGGGGGTTCGATAACAACACGATTACCTCATCCGATCACTGAAAGTTGCGTTGATGATTTGAGATagtacctatattattacaAAAAATACAGTCAGTCTTTACCGCAATGCCGTAAGCGTCCCACATGTCAGAGTTTTGGCATCTCGTATCGTGAAGCTATTTGGGAAGCAGCCACGCAAGCTCTCATAACTTGAACCTTAGAAGTGCCGCTCTCGAAAGCGAAAAGCTTAAGCTTGCTGGAAGCATGGACGTGTGCTGTCGCTGTCAAGAGTCGAGACGAGTTTGTACCTGGAGGTGGTGTCAAGCTGGGTGTTGATTGGTCGTTGAGGGAAAAGACGAGGCTGTTAACCGTACAGCATTGAAGCAAATGGGACGACGGCCAATCAGTGCGCTGAAAATGCTCTCAATGGCTTTGGCCCAGACACGCCGCTCGTTATCTTGGGAGCATCGGATAATATCAGTCAACATGTCAACTGCGCGGGCCTCTTTTTAGTGACAGGCGAGAAAGGACGGACCCCGGCCAGGGCCCTGGTGGCTGGAGAAGAAAATATCTGGAGCTTCTGGAGATGCTGAAGAATGTTTCGAGCCGGGGTGGCTGGAATGACATTCCGATAATTCGTATCCAGCTGCCAACAGCCCTGTCCTCTGCTCGTTATGTTCTCCGCAGTCAAGCGAGGGAGAATGACGAACGTCGATAGACGAGAGGAAAAGGGGGGGAAACTCGGTGGGAACTCTGCGAGGCGTTCGGTGTCGGTAAACAGAGGCGCAATTGCATGCTGTCCAATGGTGAAGGTCTGAGGGACTAGGTGGGGCGCGGGGATGTCCCCAAAGCTAAATTCCAGCCCCGAGTAAGAGTAAGACGTAACGGTGCAGGAGCAGGGGAACAAAGGGGACTCCGTACTTTCTGTAAAAGACATGATTTGATTGGGACAGAGGCAGGAGCTGACCTTGTTAGCTGCCCCTGAAGGCCTGTGGAGGGACCAAATGGCGACCACTCGCGACGGCCCTAGTTGATGCTGAGTGCTCAGCTGTGCCTGATCTGCCAAATGGTTGCCGGGGTGTTGCTGGTGATGAAATTGCCCAGCTTTAATCAAGCATAACGTAGCAATAGAACCGTAAGTAGGCGGGTGAGACGGCTGCTTTGGGTGGGAAGAAACCACACTGAGAAGcgcagagagagagagagagagagagaggaagaaAAAGTACGAGGTGGGAGGCCGGCGGGCGGGAAGATGCAAGGGAACCGGGGAACGGACAGCGGGCAACCTTACTCATCCCTCcggaaggtaccttaccttcctCTGTCTTTCTCTGAAGAAGGTGGGAAAGACCTACCTCATGAAAGGGACACACCTAATTACCTATTGagtgaagaaaaaaaaagatacaTCTTCATTTGCCAAGACGGGACATTTTGACGCAGGCGCGTGTGTCGTCTGCCAAGTACCTTATTTGCCTTTCAGACAGCCTGCCATCGCCCAAACCAGCACTTAATCTGCGTTTCCTGATTTCTCCCTCTATTACCCCTTGGGCGACAACGCCATTATTTCTCGTAAcctttccttttcctttctcTCTTCCCTCCTTCCAGTTGAAACATCACGTCAAACCTCGTTCACGACTGTTTTCGCATCATCGACAGGCGCCACGGCCGCCACGACCACAGATAGACTTGCGACAATGTTGTTTTCTACAC
Proteins encoded in this region:
- a CDS encoding myo-inositol-1-phosphate synthase, with the protein product MAPHAEADSGSAHGDGPTNGDGAVTTNPAHHPQHDRELFTVDSPNVVYNDNEILSKYTYRTTKVARDAATGKYVAKPTTTLYEFKTDRKVPKVGMMLVGWGGNNGTTVTAGILANRRGLEWDTREGPRAANYYGSVIMGSTVKLGTDAETAKDVNIPFHDLLPMVHPNDLAIGGWDISKMSLADAMDRAQVLEPTLKMQVKKEMAEMVPLPSIYYPDFIAANQEDRADNLIPGSKASMAHVEQIRKDIRDFKEANGLDKVIVQWTANTERYADIIPGVNDTAENLLKAIEEGHEEVSPSTVFSVACTLEGVPFINGSPQNTFVPGAIELAEKHGSFIGGDDFKSGQTKMKSALVDFLINAGIKLTSIASYNHLGNNDGKNLSSHKQFRSKEISKSNVVDDMVEANTVLYKEGEHPDHTVVIKYMPAVGDNKRALDEYYAEIFMGGHQTISLFNVCEDSLLASPLIIDLVLVAEMMTRIQWKASSSDGAATKDFKGFHSVLSILSYMLKAPLTPPGTPVINALSKQRAALTNIFRACVGLEPESEMTLEHKLF